A single region of the Silene latifolia isolate original U9 population chromosome 8, ASM4854445v1, whole genome shotgun sequence genome encodes:
- the LOC141596924 gene encoding sucrose transport protein SUC2-like, producing MSSDELKKHMSSDTTPIWKIISVASIAAGVQFGWALQLSLLTPYVQLLGVSHAMSSLIWLCGPISGILVQPIVGYSSDRSKSRLGRRKPFIATGTTLICIAVLLIGFAADFGHNLGDDLTKKTKPRAVALFVVGFWILDIANNIVQDPSRAFLADLSRHDHKKMRLANGFFSFFMAVGNILGYAVGSLPASYKFLPFTKTTSCDTYCANLKTCFIIDIVFLLLVVVVPLFIVAEPEVESVHDDGVPFFAQVKTSFKNLGRPMWILFLVTAFNWIAWFPFIMFNTDWVGLEIYGGKPQGTEDQKRIYDMGVRAGSLGLMLTAATLGLMSLLIDPMSRMLGGARRTWGVVNFVLAAALICTLPITKSAERARRHVPPGTPPSGSIKTTTLFLFAVTGIPQAATYSIPFALASMYSSDSGAGHGLSLGLMNLAICVPQMLVSLISGPWDSLFGGGNLPAFLLGGGSAIISGILALTIIPPSSANA from the exons ATGAGTTCTGACGAGCTTAAAAAGCACATGTCATCGGATACGACGCCAATATGGAAGATCATCTCGGTTGCATCGATAGCGGCCGGAGTGCAATTTGGGTGGGCCCTTCAACTATCACTCTTGACCCCCTACGTACAACTTTTAGGTGTTAGTCATGCAATGTCGTCCTTAATTTGGTTGTGTGGACCAATATCTGGTATATTGGTCCAACCAATTGTGGGCTATTCGAGTGACCGGTCCAAATCTCGGCTCGGACGAAGAAAGCCTTTTATTGCAACTGGTACCACTTTAATATGCATTGCTGTGCTTTTAATTGGTTTTGCTGCGGATTTTGGCCATAATCTGGGTGATGATCTTACTAAGAAGACTAAACCTAGAGCCGTTGCCCTTTTTGTCGTTGGGTTTTGGATCCTTGACATTGCTAATAACATAGTTCAG GACCCAAGTAGAGCATTTTTGGCCGATCTCTCAAGGCACGACCATAAAAAAATGAGATTAGCAAACGGGTTCTTCTCGTTTTTCATGGCAGTAGGGAACATTTTAGGATATGCAGTTGGGTCGCTTCCAGCATCCTACAAGTTCCTTCCTTTCACAAAGACAACTTCTTGTGACACATACTGTGCCAACCTTAAAACATGCTTTATAATAGACATTGTGTTCCTTTTGTTAGTCGTTGTGGTTCCGTTGTTCATAGTGGCAGAGCCAGAAGTCGAGAGTGTTCATGACGATGGTGTCCCTTTCTTTGCGCAAGTCAAGACCTCTTTTAAGAACCTTGGAAGGCCAATGTGGATTCTTTTCCTTGTTACCGCATTCAATTGGATTGCTTGGTTCCCTTTTATCATGTTTAACACTGATTGGGTTGGTCTTGAAATCTATGGTGGTAAACCTCAG GGAACGGAAGATCAAAAGAGGATATATGACATGGGAGTAAGAGCGGGGTCACTAGGGCTAATGTTAACTGCAGCAACACTCGGGTTAATGTCTCTACTTATAGACCCAATGTCAAGAATGTTGGGTGGTGCAAGAAGGACATGGGGTGTTGTCAATTTCGTGCTAGCGGCAGCCTTAATATGTACATTGCCCATAACCAAATCGGCTGAGCGCGCTAGGAGGCATGTGCCTCCTGGCACACCACCTAGTGGCAGTATTAAAACCACCACATTATTCCTTTTTGCCGTCACTGGTATTCCACAAGCG GCCACTTATAGTATTCCTTTTGCATTAGCCTCAATGTACTCATCCGACTCAGGAGCTGGCCATG GTTTGTCATTAGGATTGATGAATCTGGCAATCTGTGTACCACAG ATGTTGGTGTCACTAATCAGTGGACCATGGGATAGTTTATTTGGAGGTGGCAATTTACCAGCATTTTTACTAGGAGGTGGCTCAGCAATAATAAGTGGGATTTTAGCtcttacaatcatccctccttccAGTGCAAATGCATGA